The following are encoded in a window of Caldicellulosiruptor danielii genomic DNA:
- a CDS encoding winged helix-turn-helix transcriptional regulator, protein MQQLTERQQQILNAITNYIKEKGYPPTIRELAEMVGIKSSSTLHGHLLRLEKKGYITREKGKPRTVIPTY, encoded by the coding sequence GTGCAGCAGCTAACTGAAAGGCAGCAGCAAATCTTAAACGCTATCACAAACTACATTAAAGAAAAAGGCTATCCACCGACTATCAGAGAACTTGCAGAAATGGTTGGCATTAAGTCATCATCTACACTCCATGGACATCTGTTGAGATTAGAAAAGAAAGGTTATATCACCAGAGAGAAAGGAAAACCAAGAACTGTTATACCCACATACTAA